A window from Garra rufa chromosome 14, GarRuf1.0, whole genome shotgun sequence encodes these proteins:
- the sdhdb gene encoding succinate dehydrogenase [ubiquinone] cytochrome b small subunit B, mitochondrial isoform X1: MAALVRITSVCHRGVNPLLFRSSSLIRPLAVQKTDRDCQYLISAKIHATPSNYAGSGSKAASLHWTGERIVSVALLGLAPIAYYCPGPAVDYSLAAVLTLHGHWGLGQVLTDYVHGDFKVKMANAGLFLMSTITFAGLCYFNYHDVGICKAVALLWSK; the protein is encoded by the exons ATGGCTGCTCTTGTCAGAATAACTTCTGTTTGCCACAGAGGTGTCAATC CTCTGTTATTTCGCTCTTCCTCCCTCATCAGACCTTTGGCCGTACAGAAGACGGATCGTGATTGTCAATACTTAATATCAGCAAAGATACATGCCACTCCATCCAACTATG CAGGCTCTGGGTCTAAAGCTGCTTCCCTGCACTGGACAGGAGAGAGGATTGTGAGCGTAGCTCTTCTGGGTTTGGCACCCATTGCATACTATTGCCCCGGTCCTGCAGTTGACTATTCCTTAGCAGCTGTGCTTACTCTACATGGTCACTG gGGTCTTGGACAGGTTCTGACAGACTACGTTCACGGAGACTTTAAAGTCAAGATGGCTAACGCTGGCCTCTTCCTTATGTCAACCATCACATTCGCTGGCCTGTGCTACTTCAACTACCATGATGTTGGGATTTGTAAAGCAGTGGCCCTCTTGTGGAGTAAATAA
- the sdhdb gene encoding succinate dehydrogenase [ubiquinone] cytochrome b small subunit B, mitochondrial isoform X2, with amino-acid sequence MAALVRITSVCHRGVNPLLFRSSSLIRPLAVQKTDRDCQYLISAKIHATPSNYGSGSKAASLHWTGERIVSVALLGLAPIAYYCPGPAVDYSLAAVLTLHGHWGLGQVLTDYVHGDFKVKMANAGLFLMSTITFAGLCYFNYHDVGICKAVALLWSK; translated from the exons ATGGCTGCTCTTGTCAGAATAACTTCTGTTTGCCACAGAGGTGTCAATC CTCTGTTATTTCGCTCTTCCTCCCTCATCAGACCTTTGGCCGTACAGAAGACGGATCGTGATTGTCAATACTTAATATCAGCAAAGATACATGCCACTCCATCCAACTATG GCTCTGGGTCTAAAGCTGCTTCCCTGCACTGGACAGGAGAGAGGATTGTGAGCGTAGCTCTTCTGGGTTTGGCACCCATTGCATACTATTGCCCCGGTCCTGCAGTTGACTATTCCTTAGCAGCTGTGCTTACTCTACATGGTCACTG gGGTCTTGGACAGGTTCTGACAGACTACGTTCACGGAGACTTTAAAGTCAAGATGGCTAACGCTGGCCTCTTCCTTATGTCAACCATCACATTCGCTGGCCTGTGCTACTTCAACTACCATGATGTTGGGATTTGTAAAGCAGTGGCCCTCTTGTGGAGTAAATAA